In Deinococcus taeanensis, one DNA window encodes the following:
- a CDS encoding GGDEF domain-containing protein encodes MTSDPSSLLQGALQDVLARIASTDASPADLALLHREAVYAALDLGDTAVAMTHALSCLNLARAVGDAPLRVKAHVALALVQAEAFDDLGAETQFAQADGLARTAGDHRGVVLVAVNASHYEMERGQYLAAVTRLQTLFGGSHLDGLDTALMEALHINYVVSATRVCRQGLALPPQMEAQLSVSLALLEAWNADRPQLTQPLRTLELLEGLTTAALMHGQVDRAAQLADERVLLARQMGGALLHGRALLDRARVYEAWGAWTTVEADARQAIALFEEARHDLFATSTRELLAEAYAHLDQHEQAYKVQKEATRRVQSLYREFYQQRALLGQIEQQARDAEVRASAFAEAALRDHLTGAPNRAHAMQVLAALHAQAQQGRTSTVALLDLDHFKRINDSYGHAAGDAVLTRVAQTLSAGIRDVDCVARFGGEEFVVILTGVPLDAGRRACERLGQTLAELEWPGISPELRVTASFGVAALGVQEDLKATLHSADQALYAAKAAGRNTVRVATPQACHAG; translated from the coding sequence TTGACCTCTGATCCCTCCTCTCTCCTGCAGGGAGCTCTGCAGGATGTTCTGGCGAGGATTGCCAGTACAGACGCCAGCCCGGCAGATCTGGCTCTGCTGCACCGCGAAGCGGTGTACGCGGCGCTGGACCTGGGCGACACGGCTGTGGCCATGACGCACGCCCTGTCCTGCCTGAACCTGGCGCGTGCGGTGGGAGACGCACCGCTGAGGGTCAAGGCGCACGTGGCACTCGCGCTGGTGCAGGCCGAGGCTTTCGATGACCTGGGCGCTGAGACCCAGTTCGCGCAGGCGGATGGCCTCGCGCGTACTGCCGGCGATCACCGCGGCGTGGTGCTTGTCGCTGTGAACGCCTCTCACTATGAGATGGAACGCGGGCAGTACCTGGCGGCCGTGACCCGCCTGCAGACCCTGTTCGGCGGATCCCACCTGGACGGCCTTGACACCGCACTCATGGAAGCGCTCCACATCAATTATGTCGTCAGTGCGACCAGAGTCTGCCGTCAGGGCCTGGCGCTTCCGCCCCAGATGGAGGCACAACTGAGCGTGTCGCTGGCGCTGCTGGAGGCCTGGAACGCCGACCGGCCTCAACTCACCCAGCCGCTGCGCACCCTGGAACTTCTGGAAGGACTGACGACAGCGGCGTTGATGCACGGACAGGTTGACCGCGCCGCCCAGCTGGCGGACGAACGGGTGCTGCTGGCGCGGCAGATGGGCGGCGCGCTGCTGCACGGCCGGGCCCTGCTGGACCGCGCGCGCGTCTATGAGGCGTGGGGGGCGTGGACGACCGTGGAAGCTGATGCCCGCCAGGCCATCGCGCTGTTCGAAGAGGCGCGGCACGACCTGTTCGCGACCAGCACGCGGGAACTGTTGGCCGAGGCGTACGCTCACCTGGACCAGCACGAGCAGGCGTACAAGGTGCAGAAGGAAGCCACCCGCCGCGTGCAGAGCCTGTACCGTGAGTTCTACCAGCAGCGAGCTCTGCTGGGGCAGATCGAGCAGCAGGCCCGTGACGCGGAGGTGCGCGCCTCGGCCTTCGCGGAAGCGGCGCTGCGTGACCATCTCACGGGCGCTCCCAACCGCGCCCACGCCATGCAGGTGCTGGCCGCGCTGCATGCCCAGGCGCAGCAGGGCCGCACCAGTACCGTGGCCCTGCTGGACCTCGATCACTTCAAGCGGATCAACGACAGTTACGGTCACGCGGCCGGTGACGCGGTGCTCACCCGGGTCGCGCAGACCCTGAGCGCCGGAATCCGTGACGTGGACTGCGTGGCGCGCTTTGGCGGGGAAGAGTTCGTGGTGATCCTGACCGGCGTTCCCCTGGACGCGGGGCGGCGGGCCTGCGAGCGGCTCGGTCAGACGCTGGCTGAGCTGGAGTGGCCGGGAATCTCGCCGGAACTGCGGGTCACGGCGAGTTTCGGGGTGGCCGCGCTGGGCGTCCAGGAGGACCTGAAAGCGACGCTGCACTCGGCCGACCAGGCGCTGTACGCGGCGAAAGCCGCGGGACGAAACACCGTCCGGGTGGCCACGCCGCAAGCCTGCCATGCCGGGTAA
- a CDS encoding PAS domain S-box protein, which translates to MTHLIPAVLPSEFPAGFEFVRTLVASSPELCFLLDHQWHVRSINEAAARWLGGHGRALEPGVLDWIHPEDRSVVVTVLAGLRSQATSEIPPVRARDAEGAWRLLSGRATNFLQDPNVGAALLHLSPVTTDQDAHRDALRHLGRALPALLTPHEIAQAVLNAAVGTTRASAGSLHQLDADAKRLHLIGHIGCTQEAAPPATSLSLSLETPITDAVCDNRALFLEKNTLHPLLPQLQEAPARRNQNAAVLPLVIGERVTGALTVSCDRTFTPEDCTFLQMVADQGAAALERVHLQQELLHQQRWHAAVTRHSSDIITLLDEHAVIQYESGSITGILGYAPNELVGQQALGLIHPDDHPAVWHSLTQLSTQQESVTVTFRFRHREGHWVWLEAIAVNFRHGDAVQRVFVNSRDVTARIQADEAHREALRALEESERNFRLLAQNATDLVCQYDLDGTVTYASPSSRDLLGYEPAELLHPDPLRFVHELDLPRLQHAFSRRFTHEFEQERQEYRVQRKDGEYVWVESSFKAVRDEAGRITSFQGTMRNIEQRKAAELELQAQVHRYRNLLDFSTSLETLDSPDALVLEALEQSLRLTGFEYAQAFNFTGETPSLGPQVGSPCMWTSHDVQELRAFPFAPVLQRVLGRHQPFFVEADQSILEPPESLPRSSWTTLALLPITRHGQLAHVLAFGTDHDTVISAESRQLLNGVAARLSHALDRLYHLAQLNTSREETLRALGLALEYRDYETKGHTDRVVDLTLKLSAALDIKDIDQDALRWGAYLHDTGKVAIPDAILLKPGKLTDEEFDVIKRHPIIGYEMLASIPTLPPVTLELVLHHHEKWNGSGYPAGLSGTDIPLCARIFAVVDVYDALTTERPYKRAWSPQEALAEIERTGGTHFDPQVAEVFVRLMREMLSTRFAS; encoded by the coding sequence ATGACCCACCTCATCCCAGCGGTACTCCCCTCTGAATTCCCCGCCGGATTTGAATTCGTGCGCACCCTTGTCGCGTCTTCACCTGAACTTTGCTTCCTGCTGGACCACCAGTGGCATGTCCGCTCGATCAACGAGGCCGCCGCCCGGTGGCTCGGCGGTCACGGCAGGGCACTCGAGCCGGGCGTCCTGGACTGGATTCATCCGGAGGACCGTTCGGTGGTCGTCACTGTCCTCGCCGGTCTGCGCTCTCAGGCCACATCGGAAATTCCCCCTGTCCGGGCCCGTGATGCGGAGGGAGCCTGGAGGCTTCTGAGCGGCCGGGCCACGAACTTCCTGCAGGACCCCAACGTCGGCGCGGCGCTTCTCCACCTCTCGCCCGTGACCACCGACCAGGACGCCCACCGGGACGCTCTTCGTCACCTGGGCCGCGCTCTGCCCGCCCTCCTCACCCCCCACGAAATTGCTCAGGCTGTTCTCAACGCCGCCGTCGGGACCACACGCGCCTCGGCCGGAAGTCTCCACCAGCTTGATGCAGACGCCAAGCGCCTGCACCTGATCGGTCACATCGGTTGCACGCAGGAAGCGGCCCCACCCGCGACGTCGCTCTCACTCAGTCTCGAAACGCCCATCACCGACGCTGTCTGTGACAACCGTGCTCTCTTTCTTGAGAAGAATACCCTTCACCCCCTCCTTCCCCAGCTGCAGGAGGCGCCCGCCCGCAGGAACCAGAATGCGGCGGTCCTGCCTCTCGTGATCGGGGAACGCGTGACCGGCGCGCTGACAGTCTCCTGCGACCGGACGTTCACGCCAGAGGACTGCACTTTCCTGCAGATGGTGGCCGACCAGGGCGCCGCAGCGCTTGAACGCGTTCACCTGCAACAGGAGCTCCTTCATCAGCAGCGCTGGCACGCGGCCGTCACCCGTCACAGCTCTGACATCATCACGCTGCTCGACGAGCACGCCGTCATCCAGTACGAAAGTGGGTCCATTACTGGCATCCTGGGGTACGCTCCCAATGAACTGGTCGGACAGCAGGCACTTGGGCTGATTCACCCGGACGATCACCCCGCGGTCTGGCACAGCCTGACCCAGCTGTCCACCCAGCAGGAGTCAGTGACGGTGACCTTCCGTTTCCGGCACCGTGAGGGCCACTGGGTGTGGCTGGAAGCCATTGCCGTGAATTTCAGGCACGGGGACGCCGTTCAGCGGGTGTTCGTCAATTCCCGCGACGTTACTGCCCGGATCCAGGCGGACGAAGCCCACCGTGAAGCCCTGCGTGCCCTGGAGGAGAGTGAACGGAACTTCCGTCTGCTGGCCCAGAACGCCACTGATCTGGTGTGCCAATACGACCTCGACGGTACGGTGACGTACGCGTCTCCCTCGTCCCGGGACCTGCTGGGCTACGAGCCAGCCGAACTGCTGCACCCTGACCCTCTGCGCTTCGTTCATGAACTTGATCTGCCGCGCCTCCAGCACGCCTTCTCGCGCCGCTTCACCCACGAATTCGAGCAGGAACGCCAGGAGTACCGGGTACAACGCAAAGACGGCGAGTACGTCTGGGTGGAGTCCTCGTTCAAAGCCGTGCGGGATGAAGCCGGGCGGATCACGTCCTTTCAGGGCACCATGCGGAACATTGAGCAGCGCAAGGCGGCCGAACTTGAACTTCAGGCGCAGGTGCACCGCTACCGGAACCTGCTGGACTTCTCCACGTCCCTGGAAACCCTGGACTCGCCAGACGCCCTGGTCCTTGAGGCGTTGGAGCAGAGCCTGCGGCTGACGGGTTTCGAGTACGCTCAGGCCTTCAATTTCACTGGAGAGACACCGTCGCTTGGCCCGCAGGTCGGCTCGCCCTGCATGTGGACCTCTCACGACGTCCAGGAACTGCGGGCCTTTCCTTTTGCGCCCGTCCTGCAGCGGGTGTTGGGCCGGCACCAGCCGTTCTTTGTGGAAGCAGACCAGAGCATTCTGGAACCTCCGGAAAGCCTGCCCCGGTCGTCATGGACAACCCTGGCACTGCTGCCGATCACCAGGCATGGGCAACTGGCCCACGTGCTGGCCTTTGGCACCGATCACGACACCGTCATCTCCGCCGAGTCGCGCCAGTTGCTTAATGGGGTCGCCGCACGGCTCAGCCACGCACTGGACCGGCTGTATCACCTGGCCCAGCTCAACACCTCTCGTGAAGAAACGCTGCGGGCGCTCGGCCTGGCCCTCGAGTACCGCGATTATGAAACGAAAGGACACACGGACCGGGTGGTCGACCTGACCCTGAAGCTCTCGGCAGCTCTGGACATCAAGGACATCGACCAGGACGCCCTGCGCTGGGGAGCGTACCTGCACGACACCGGCAAGGTCGCCATCCCCGACGCCATCCTCCTCAAGCCCGGGAAGCTCACCGACGAGGAATTTGACGTCATCAAACGTCATCCCATCATCGGGTACGAGATGCTCGCGTCCATTCCGACGCTCCCGCCGGTCACGCTGGAACTGGTGCTTCACCACCACGAGAAATGGAATGGCAGCGGGTACCCCGCAGGTCTGTCAGGCACCGACATTCCACTGTGTGCCCGGATCTTCGCCGTGGTGGATGTGTACGACGCACTGACGACCGAACGGCCCTACAAGCGGGCCTGGTCACCCCAGGAGGCACTGGCGGAGATTGAACGCACGGGCGGCACCCACTTCGACCCGCAGGTCGCTGAGGTCTTCGTGCGCCTGATGCGGGAGATGCTGTCCACCCGCTTCGCCTCCTGA
- a CDS encoding GAF domain-containing protein, whose product MSASQNGVNAGGPDDLTTTSVLHPHPTWTVNLQGHVVNANAALRDYLGVSRDDLRAGQLEAAVHPDDHDALRRAVTGQPQELRLRRQDGQYRWFQVSGQVLADQGQRQGWVLAGVDIQELKDRTAQDELSQLQSIIDGSSDCIKVLDLDAQLLSMNAGGMRVMEVDDFSSCQLAFWPSFWEGDARFLVEQAVRAARDGRSSTFEGPARTRKGALRYWEVTVSPIRAQDGQVHRLLAVSRDITQRRRQQDLIAGQALILEQIATGMPLADVMDRLARLVEEQEHGLVCSIHRYDAEAGQLVLMAAPSLAGEDRTALDGGRPGPGASCCAAAVLQGEAVYATDLGENSCWVAERDLALAHGFRASWAFPILNQSGEVQGVLGVYAREPRQPNPAEQQWLSVATRLAQVSFEREYLLRAESQAQERRRQTEVILREQADVLETLNGVNQLVSAELDLERLVQAVTDAGVELTGAQFGAFFYNVVNEQQEHYTLYTLSGVPREAFSAFPMPRKTAVFGPTFAGEGVVRVDDITQDARYGQNAPYHGMPAGHLPVRSYLAVPVKSRSGEVLGGLFFGHAEPAVFSERAEQLMVGLAAQTAVALDNARLYRQLQDSHAQLERRVQDRTRELEVQAGALDAFAAFAEAVGTETDVPTLAQQAIAVLRTKFPGDAIGYYEPDESLWKLRVWTDDLQPEILTALQAGLPSDTPMIARTLAARAASFADGWDAARERVERTEIYAAVGAYPLMVDGVVRGLLSIGRKETPEWTGRDKALFSAVGRSFTLALERAAQTSHIEAQRDALDARSRALEAFALLTRDLTIDVDPFSLVRRAQEILMSLLPEGYTLYWQPEAKLWRSRSQVGPLGHPELQQVVEAGLPRGEAKTLDQCWQTGEAIFQDQYARGADTAEDVVNHVRAVAMLPVLVNDQLHGMIGVGLFVVRHWTPMDRAVLETVARSLGLALEAAESARALKERTEELERSNAELEKFAYVASHDLQEPLRTISSFSELIQRRYGEGLDERGRTYLTLIARGAERMKVLIDDLLVFSRLNAVREPHSVLPLTEALDEAVNRLHAALEHSGAVVTHDGLPSVAGNLSELTQLFQNLIGNAVKFRREGVPPRIHVRVVREDDMWHLSVQDNGIGFESQYAERVFQIFQRLHLREQFEGTGMGLAIVRKIVEHHCGRVWAESEPGRGSTFHITLPVLKTS is encoded by the coding sequence GTGTCAGCTTCTCAAAATGGTGTGAATGCGGGTGGGCCGGATGACCTGACGACCACCTCTGTTCTTCACCCGCACCCCACCTGGACGGTGAACCTCCAGGGACATGTGGTGAACGCGAACGCGGCCCTGCGGGACTATCTGGGCGTCTCACGGGATGATTTGCGTGCCGGACAGCTGGAAGCGGCCGTTCATCCTGATGACCATGACGCGCTGCGGCGCGCAGTCACCGGGCAGCCACAGGAGCTTCGCCTGCGCCGGCAGGATGGCCAGTACCGGTGGTTCCAGGTGAGCGGTCAGGTGCTCGCCGATCAGGGACAGCGCCAGGGCTGGGTGCTCGCGGGAGTGGACATTCAGGAGTTGAAGGACCGGACGGCGCAGGACGAATTAAGTCAGCTTCAGAGCATCATTGACGGCAGCAGTGACTGCATCAAGGTGCTAGACCTGGACGCCCAGCTCCTGAGCATGAATGCCGGTGGGATGCGTGTCATGGAGGTCGACGATTTCAGCAGCTGCCAGCTGGCGTTCTGGCCGAGCTTCTGGGAAGGCGACGCGCGGTTCCTGGTTGAGCAGGCGGTGCGGGCGGCGCGCGATGGACGGTCGTCGACGTTTGAAGGCCCAGCGCGGACCCGCAAGGGCGCGCTGCGCTACTGGGAGGTGACGGTCAGTCCGATCCGTGCGCAGGACGGGCAGGTGCACCGCCTGCTGGCCGTCTCCCGTGATATCACGCAACGCCGGCGACAGCAGGACCTGATCGCCGGGCAGGCCCTGATCCTGGAGCAGATTGCGACCGGAATGCCGCTCGCTGATGTGATGGACCGCCTTGCGCGCCTTGTCGAGGAGCAGGAGCACGGACTCGTGTGCAGCATCCACCGGTACGACGCCGAAGCTGGTCAACTGGTGTTAATGGCGGCCCCCAGTCTGGCCGGGGAAGACAGGACCGCGCTTGACGGCGGCCGGCCTGGACCCGGGGCCAGCTGCTGTGCGGCAGCGGTACTGCAGGGTGAAGCGGTGTACGCGACCGATCTCGGCGAAAATTCCTGCTGGGTGGCAGAGCGCGATCTGGCGCTCGCTCATGGGTTTCGCGCCAGCTGGGCGTTTCCGATTCTCAATCAGTCCGGGGAAGTGCAGGGCGTGCTCGGGGTGTACGCGCGCGAGCCCCGCCAGCCGAACCCGGCCGAGCAGCAGTGGCTCAGCGTGGCCACCCGTCTGGCGCAGGTGTCGTTCGAACGGGAGTACCTGTTGCGCGCGGAAAGCCAGGCTCAGGAAAGGCGGCGGCAGACGGAGGTCATTTTAAGGGAGCAGGCGGACGTCCTGGAAACCCTGAACGGCGTCAACCAGCTGGTTTCCGCTGAGCTTGACCTGGAAAGGCTCGTGCAGGCTGTGACGGACGCGGGCGTGGAACTCACCGGAGCGCAGTTCGGGGCTTTTTTCTACAACGTTGTGAACGAGCAGCAGGAGCACTACACGCTGTATACCCTCTCGGGGGTGCCTCGCGAAGCCTTCTCGGCCTTTCCCATGCCGAGAAAGACTGCTGTCTTCGGCCCGACATTCGCAGGAGAGGGCGTGGTGCGGGTGGACGATATCACCCAGGACGCCCGCTACGGGCAGAACGCGCCGTACCATGGCATGCCTGCCGGACATCTGCCGGTGCGCAGCTACCTTGCGGTGCCGGTCAAATCCCGTTCGGGTGAGGTGCTGGGCGGATTGTTTTTCGGGCATGCGGAGCCCGCCGTCTTCAGTGAACGGGCTGAGCAGCTGATGGTCGGCCTCGCGGCACAAACGGCAGTGGCGCTGGACAACGCCAGGCTCTACCGGCAGCTGCAGGACAGCCACGCCCAGCTTGAGCGCCGGGTGCAGGACCGGACCCGTGAACTTGAAGTGCAGGCCGGAGCCCTGGACGCGTTTGCCGCTTTTGCCGAGGCAGTGGGGACGGAGACCGATGTGCCCACGCTTGCCCAGCAGGCCATTGCCGTGTTGCGCACGAAATTCCCTGGTGACGCCATTGGTTACTACGAACCTGACGAGTCACTCTGGAAACTGCGGGTATGGACAGATGACCTCCAGCCGGAGATCCTGACGGCATTGCAGGCGGGGTTGCCCAGCGATACGCCGATGATTGCCCGGACGCTTGCGGCCAGGGCCGCTTCCTTCGCTGACGGCTGGGACGCGGCGCGGGAACGTGTTGAACGGACTGAAATCTACGCCGCAGTCGGGGCGTACCCCCTGATGGTCGATGGCGTCGTCCGGGGCCTGCTGTCGATCGGCCGGAAAGAAACGCCCGAATGGACAGGCCGCGACAAAGCCCTGTTCAGCGCGGTCGGGCGCAGCTTTACCCTGGCGCTGGAGCGCGCGGCGCAGACCAGTCACATCGAGGCCCAGCGTGACGCTCTGGACGCCCGCTCCAGAGCGTTGGAGGCCTTTGCTCTGCTTACGCGCGACCTGACCATTGACGTCGACCCGTTCAGCCTGGTCAGGCGCGCGCAGGAGATTCTGATGTCGCTTCTCCCGGAGGGCTACACGCTGTACTGGCAGCCGGAAGCGAAGCTCTGGCGCAGCCGGTCGCAGGTGGGTCCGCTGGGTCATCCGGAGTTGCAGCAGGTGGTGGAGGCCGGGTTGCCACGCGGTGAGGCGAAAACTCTCGATCAGTGCTGGCAGACGGGGGAAGCCATTTTTCAGGATCAGTATGCCCGCGGCGCAGATACGGCCGAGGATGTGGTGAATCACGTTCGTGCCGTGGCTATGCTGCCCGTTCTGGTCAATGACCAGCTGCACGGCATGATCGGTGTGGGGCTGTTCGTGGTGCGCCACTGGACACCCATGGACCGCGCAGTCCTGGAAACGGTCGCGCGCAGCCTGGGGCTGGCCCTTGAAGCCGCTGAGAGTGCCCGCGCGCTGAAGGAGCGGACAGAGGAGCTGGAGCGGAGCAACGCGGAACTCGAGAAGTTCGCGTATGTGGCCAGCCATGACCTTCAGGAACCGCTGCGGACGATCAGCAGTTTCTCTGAGCTGATTCAGCGGCGCTACGGTGAGGGGCTGGATGAGCGGGGCCGGACGTACCTGACGCTGATCGCCCGCGGCGCAGAGCGGATGAAGGTGCTGATTGACGATCTGCTGGTGTTCTCAAGGCTCAATGCCGTTCGTGAACCGCACAGTGTCCTCCCGCTGACGGAAGCACTGGATGAAGCAGTCAACCGCCTGCACGCCGCCTTGGAACACAGCGGCGCAGTGGTGACGCACGATGGCCTTCCGAGTGTGGCTGGCAACCTGTCCGAGCTGACACAGCTGTTTCAGAACCTGATCGGCAACGCCGTGAAGTTCCGCCGCGAAGGCGTTCCACCCAGAATTCATGTGCGTGTCGTCCGTGAAGACGATATGTGGCACCTGAGCGTTCAGGACAACGGGATCGGGTTTGAATCCCAGTACGCAGAGAGGGTGTTTCAGATCTTCCAGCGCCTTCATCTGCGCGAACAGTTCGAAGGCACAGGCATGGGGCTGGCGATCGTCCGGAAGATTGTGGAACACCACTGTGGACGCGTCTGGGCGGAATCGGAACCCGGCCGGGGCAGCACCTTCCATATCACACTACCGGTGCTGAAGACCTCCTGA
- a CDS encoding GGDEF domain-containing protein, with the protein MPGPEQLFINFCITVTFAFFRSLTFVTLKQADTVVPPVWRGVLTVIHALALSSFPLAVGGTDVDLSAAPLAALTFSNGLSAALLSALPIIGFHVLRADPVLPYEALMLLLTIVMVMVIRKFRRERGPPTLLEGLRNSLVLFAGASVPLFLLALAEGEGLQNVALIYFTQVIGNAVVLVVITWVMRSHFQVVGKSERYQALAQLDALTQLYNRRKFDEDLSHFTQATHILLLDLDHFKYVNDTYGHEMGDEVLKVTAQVVQETMRESDRVYRLGGEEFAVLLSSCLPEAAQGVAERVRSNIESRVGARTGLNTPVTVSGGLVEVNGDPRTIMRAADALLYTAKNSGRNRIVLQPAVDLTSAGPGNLTGGGPP; encoded by the coding sequence ATGCCGGGACCTGAGCAATTGTTCATCAATTTTTGCATCACGGTCACCTTTGCGTTTTTTCGCTCGTTGACCTTTGTCACTCTTAAACAAGCCGACACAGTGGTCCCGCCCGTGTGGCGGGGTGTGCTGACGGTGATCCACGCCCTTGCCCTCAGCTCATTTCCCCTTGCCGTTGGAGGAACTGATGTGGACCTAAGTGCGGCGCCGCTTGCTGCACTGACATTCAGCAATGGCCTGTCAGCGGCGCTGCTGAGCGCACTGCCGATCATCGGGTTTCACGTGCTGCGGGCTGATCCCGTGCTGCCTTACGAGGCGCTCATGCTGCTGTTGACGATCGTCATGGTGATGGTCATCCGGAAGTTCAGGCGGGAGCGAGGACCTCCAACGCTTCTCGAAGGACTCCGGAATTCTCTGGTGTTGTTCGCGGGAGCCTCAGTCCCTTTGTTTCTGCTGGCCCTCGCGGAAGGAGAGGGCTTGCAGAATGTGGCCCTGATCTACTTCACGCAGGTGATCGGGAATGCTGTGGTCCTTGTCGTCATCACCTGGGTGATGAGGTCACATTTTCAGGTGGTCGGGAAGTCGGAGCGGTATCAGGCTTTAGCGCAGCTCGATGCGCTGACGCAACTCTACAACCGCCGCAAATTCGACGAGGATCTGAGCCACTTTACTCAAGCCACGCACATTCTGCTGCTGGATCTGGATCACTTCAAATACGTGAACGACACCTACGGACACGAGATGGGTGACGAAGTGTTGAAAGTGACCGCTCAGGTGGTGCAGGAAACCATGCGAGAGTCAGACCGGGTCTACCGCCTGGGGGGCGAGGAATTTGCGGTGCTGCTGTCCTCCTGCCTGCCGGAGGCGGCGCAGGGGGTTGCCGAGCGTGTCCGGAGCAACATCGAGAGCCGTGTGGGCGCCCGGACGGGCCTGAACACGCCGGTTACTGTTTCAGGCGGACTGGTCGAGGTGAATGGAGATCCGCGCACCATCATGCGCGCCGCGGATGCATTGCTGTATACCGCGAAAAACAGCGGACGGAACAGAATTGTCCTGCAGCCGGCGGTCGACCTCACATCTGCTGGCCCTGGCAACCTGACGGGAGGAGGGCCGCCGTAA
- a CDS encoding endonuclease V: MTSTGPGLRLKACVDVDYREQEAVSACLLFETWAAGQPTRTLVERVAPVAPYVPGSFYLRELPCLLAPLRQVTALIDTVIVDGYVWLDQEGRPGLGAHLYDALEQQLPVIGVAKSAFRGAPAVEVRRGDSTRPLYVTAAGMNPRQAAEHIQEMHGAHRLPSLLRQVDQLCRRA, from the coding sequence GTGACCAGCACCGGCCCTGGACTGCGCCTCAAAGCCTGCGTCGACGTTGACTACCGTGAACAGGAAGCAGTTTCCGCCTGCCTTCTGTTTGAAACGTGGGCTGCCGGGCAACCCACCCGTACGCTCGTCGAGAGGGTCGCCCCAGTGGCGCCCTACGTTCCTGGATCGTTCTATCTCCGCGAACTTCCCTGCCTGCTCGCGCCGCTGCGGCAGGTGACGGCCCTTATTGATACGGTCATCGTGGACGGATACGTGTGGCTGGACCAGGAAGGGCGCCCTGGCCTCGGCGCACACCTGTATGACGCGCTTGAACAACAGTTGCCTGTCATTGGAGTGGCGAAGTCCGCCTTTCGCGGCGCGCCAGCCGTTGAAGTTCGCCGCGGCGACAGTACGCGGCCGTTGTACGTTACTGCGGCCGGCATGAATCCCCGGCAGGCCGCTGAACACATTCAGGAGATGCACGGCGCGCACCGCCTGCCATCCCTGCTGCGGCAGGTTGACCAGCTGTGCCGCAGGGCATAA
- a CDS encoding sensor domain-containing diguanylate cyclase codes for MSGAPLPHEESRRLLDLARYQILDSAPEVDFDRITRLAARVLNVPVAVLNLIDQHRQWGKAVFGLDDSTAPRADSFCAWTILGDDPFVVDSAPHDPRFQNNPMVTGTPHIHMYAGVPLITPAGHRIGSLCVTDSEPHPLAPEDVQALSDLAALAMQTLELRRQTLEAQQNMVAQQQEALELRRTLDQARILDAVNRLVELDFDPVAAPLAAASLLSEALETDYTALLHWTGDTYRVEGAHHRPGAPAELLALKGGLPALGGVSATLRDLKGPLSLNRYASHPAAIPELVTLGVTQVTWMPLGQTSSGPLLLMTLRLRDNPVTAWRPGDQALLAAVGRTIRYAVERHTALQVVRREARRDALTGLYNRRAFEEDLTEREGAGAGFTLALIDLDGLKGVNDSEGHAQGDRLLQVFGTALGTQGAEHCAAYRLGGDEFALLLPEQSEDELLRWVHVAIGAARRVSLRHTGASTGVAHSHEARGQALVALADGRMYEAKRRKVREAQNIR; via the coding sequence GTGTCCGGTGCTCCCCTCCCTCACGAAGAATCCCGCCGCCTCCTTGACCTGGCGCGGTACCAGATTCTTGACAGTGCTCCGGAGGTCGATTTTGACCGGATAACCCGCCTTGCCGCCAGGGTCCTGAACGTCCCGGTGGCCGTCCTGAACCTGATTGATCAGCACCGGCAGTGGGGCAAAGCGGTCTTTGGCCTGGACGACTCGACCGCGCCCCGGGCCGACTCCTTCTGCGCCTGGACGATCCTGGGGGATGACCCATTCGTCGTTGACAGCGCCCCGCACGATCCCCGCTTCCAGAACAACCCCATGGTCACGGGGACGCCACACATTCACATGTACGCGGGTGTTCCCCTGATCACCCCGGCCGGGCACCGGATCGGCTCTCTGTGCGTTACCGACTCCGAACCTCATCCTCTGGCACCGGAGGATGTGCAGGCGCTCTCTGATCTCGCGGCGCTTGCCATGCAGACGCTGGAACTGCGCCGGCAGACCCTGGAGGCGCAGCAGAATATGGTGGCGCAGCAGCAGGAAGCCCTGGAACTGCGCCGCACCCTGGACCAGGCGCGCATTCTCGATGCGGTCAACCGTCTCGTGGAGCTCGACTTTGATCCTGTGGCGGCGCCCCTGGCCGCTGCGAGCCTGTTGAGTGAAGCGCTGGAGACGGACTACACCGCCCTGTTGCACTGGACGGGTGACACGTACCGGGTAGAGGGGGCACACCACCGGCCCGGCGCCCCAGCAGAACTCCTGGCTTTGAAGGGGGGCCTCCCGGCCCTGGGCGGAGTCTCAGCGACCCTGCGTGATCTGAAGGGGCCGTTGTCACTCAACCGGTATGCCAGTCATCCCGCGGCCATCCCGGAGTTGGTGACCCTGGGGGTCACGCAGGTCACCTGGATGCCCCTTGGTCAAACGTCGTCGGGGCCCTTGTTGCTCATGACGTTGAGGCTGCGGGACAATCCTGTGACGGCGTGGCGCCCAGGGGATCAGGCGCTGCTCGCGGCGGTCGGCCGGACCATTCGCTACGCGGTGGAACGGCACACGGCGCTGCAAGTGGTCCGGAGGGAAGCGAGGCGCGACGCGCTGACCGGCCTGTACAACCGCCGGGCCTTTGAAGAGGACCTGACTGAGCGCGAAGGCGCCGGCGCCGGGTTTACGCTTGCGTTGATTGACCTCGATGGCCTGAAAGGTGTGAATGACTCCGAAGGCCACGCCCAGGGTGACCGGCTCCTGCAGGTATTCGGAACGGCACTGGGAACTCAGGGCGCAGAGCACTGCGCGGCCTATCGCTTGGGAGGGGATGAGTTTGCGCTCCTGCTGCCTGAACAGAGCGAGGACGAACTGCTCAGATGGGTGCACGTGGCCATAGGGGCGGCGCGTCGGGTGAGCTTGAGGCACACGGGGGCGAGTACGGGGGTCGCGCACTCGCATGAAGCCCGGGGGCAGGCGCTGGTGGCCCTGGCCGACGGGCGCATGTATGAGGCCAAGCGGCGCAAGGTCAGAGAAGCCCAGAATATTCGCTAA